One window of Brachionichthys hirsutus isolate HB-005 chromosome 21, CSIRO-AGI_Bhir_v1, whole genome shotgun sequence genomic DNA carries:
- the mms19 gene encoding MMS19 nucleotide excision repair protein homolog: MAAESSLLLSLVEEYVSGLQDSKAKDSATGIKDGHFTILQLVEALGKSLTSSQPHTRARGVKLLSDVLLECYAGLTETEVDVLIAFYENRLKDHYVVTPPVLQGLGALAKCPALPPGSGVSMLRSLFQDVHVQSLMLADRACVYNMLINLMETRESELKGLGADFVFGFVQSMDGERDPRNLLLSFQIAKNVIRRGYDLGNFTEELFEVTSCYFPIDFTPPPSNPHGITREELVLMLRDVIAGTPRFAEFLLPLIIEKLDSDIQSAKLDSLQTLTACVSRYEHSDLTEFLEGLWTSLRREVFQTSSEKIESAGLAAVTALTSCLSRSVLNSDSEDSLCTFLELVLKDCKHHLSEPDLKLVWPSAKLLQATCRASDRASHVVMAAVLPALIEQYNNRTECSHRRTLLEVVQRFMESVKSSQPSENEESVFLAFRPSLRSMVFSALTETNATLQVTATAVIASLAQQPGLLREADVELAADHLTRLLLTEDDDRVSRAVLECVGALAKLHPAAFITKLIPKLRAEMFQHSHHAVRQRCLSALAAVSTQPSVVEETTPVLLDVLGSAHTGSACFSVEEVVLACRSLQRIAEQVQDGEETGRCFHGAVIPRLLSLALQAALQGEGSSGRCSPLAEEAVLCAMVPVISTSCSRLQPTLAGRTAARVVSLFLDGDVSFLPGNSFPSHIQLLEQQGDSWRRSQMVCLLMGCVCSLPRSVALPQEDRLLSQLVDMSCSCSLPLAYASAAKCFAGLVNKRPLGNSLDCLIQSTMKRVCSELDAPSSSGRTQAFTLLSWVAKALLLRYHPLSSALTDKLFSLLDDDELGPAVADGFSLMMSDSADVLNRSCHADVRIMYRQRFFGENSAKLVQGFNAAPQDKKPNYLKALSNMVNRLPKQVQVTELPALLSLLLEGLSCPDQGVQLSTLSCLQPVLVDPPSALVQQLEALVSRLLALILTPAMNVRIASLRCIHAVSHFPVPEVLPFRARVLRDLARPLDDRKRLVRAEAVQAREDWFLLGRPGGR; encoded by the exons ATGGCTGCGGAGAGTAGCTTGCTGCTGTCGCTGGTGGAGGAATATGTCTCCGGACTGCAGGACAGTAAGGCCAAAGACTCAGCGACAG GTATCAAAGATGGACATTTTACAATTCTGCAGCTCGTGGAAGCACTGGG AAAGAGTCTGACCAGCTCTCAGCCTCACACTCGAGCCAGAGGAGTCAAGCTTCTCTCTGATGTTTTGCTGGAGTGCTACGCAGGCCTGACGGAGACAGAAG TGGATGTCCTCATTGCCTTCTATGAAAACCGTCTTAAAGACCATTACGTCGTCACGCCACCGGTTTTACAGGGACTCGGGGCACTG GCCAAATGTCCAGCGTTGCCTCCTGGCTCGGGTGTGTCCATGCTGAGGTCTTTGTTTCAGGATGTCCACGTTCAG tctttAATGCTTGCGGACAGAGCCTGCGTCTACAACATGCTTATCAACCTCATGGAGACCAGAGAATCCG AACTGAAGGGTTTGGGTGCAGACTTTGTGTTTGGCTTCGTCCAGTCcatggatggagagagggatCCTCGCAACCTCCTGTTATCCTTCCAGATCGCAAAGAACGtcatccgccgaggttatgatTTAG GGAACTTCACAGAGGAGCTGTTCGAGGTTACGTCCTGCTACTTCCCCATCGACTTCACCCCC CCTCCCAGCAACCCCCACGGCATAACCAGAGAGGAGCTCGTCCTGATGCTGAGGGACGTCATCGCTGGGACGCCACGGTTCGCTGAG TTTCTGTTACCGCTTATCATTGAGAAGCTGGACTCCGATATTCAGAGTGCGAAGCTGGACTCGCTGCAGACTCTG ACCGCTTGTGTGTCACGTTATGAACATTCGGATTTGACGGAGTTCCTTGAGGGACTGTGGACGTCACTGCGCAGAGAG GTGTTTCAGACATCCAGTGAGAAGATCGAGTCCGCGGGCCTCGCCGCTGTCACCgcactcacttcctgtttgtctcgcTCCGTCCTCAACTCCGACTCTGAAGACTCCCTCTGTACCTTCCTGGAGCTCGTGCTTAAAG ATTGCAAGCATCATCTGAGTGAGCCGGACCTGAAGCTGGTGTGGCCGAGCGCCAAGCTGCTGCAGGCCACCTGCCGCGCCTCCGATCGGGCGAGCCACGTTGTAATGGCCGCCGTCCTGCCCGCTCTGATCGAGCAGTACAACAACAGAACGGAG tgttctcacaggagaacgttacTGGAGGTGGTGCAGCGATTCATGGAGTCTGTGAAAAGCAGCCAGCCTTCAGAGAACG AAGAGAGTGTGTTCTTAGCCTTCCGTCCGTCTCTGCGCAGCATGGTGTTTTCAGCGCTGACTGAGACTAACGCCACCCTGCAGGTCACGGCCACTGCCGTGATCGCCTCGCTCGCACAACAACCCG gtCTGCTGCGTGAGGCAGACGTTGAGCTGGCTGCAGACCACCTGACCAGACTGTTGCTGACGGAGGACGATGACCGAGTCAG CCGCGCTGTGCTGGAGTGTGTTGGAGCCTTAGCAAAGTTGCACCCTGCGGCCTTCATTACCAAACTGATCCCAAAACTGAGGGCAGAGATGTTT CAGCATTCCCATCATGCAGTGCGCCAGCGGTGTTTGTCTGCTCTGGCCGCCGTGTCCACCCAACCGAGCGTCGTCGAGGAGACTACGCCGGTCCTCCTGGACGTCCTTGGATCAGCACACACAG GGAGTGCCTGTTTCTCAGTGGAGGAGGTCGTGCTGGCGTGCCGCAGCCTGCAAAGAATAGCAGAGCAAGTCCAGGACGGCGAGGAGACGGGCCGATGCTTCCATGGCGCCGTCATCCCGCGCCTGCTGTCTCTGGCTCTGCAGGCGGCGCTGCAGG GCGAGGGCTCATCGGGTCGCTGTAGCCCTCTTGCGGAGGAGGCGGTTCTGTGTGCTATGGTCCCTGTCATCAGTACTTCCTGCTCCAGGCTGCAGCCCAC GTTGGCCGGGAGGACGGCGGCCAGAGTTGTGTCCCTCTTCCTGGACGGTGATGTCTCCTTCCTGCCTGGCAACTCCTTCCCCTCTCACATCCAGCTGCTCGAG CAGCAGGGGGACTCGTGGAGACGGTCCCAGATGGTTTGTCTGCTCATGGGATGTGTGTGCTCCTTGCCTCGCAGC GTGGCGCTTCCTCAGGAGGATCGCCTGCTGTCCCAGCTGGTGGacatgagctgcagctgcagcctcccGCTGGCATACGCCTCCGCTGCTAAATGCTTCGCTGGTCTGGTTAATAAGAGACCGCTGG GGAATTCTCTTGACTGCTTAATCCAGAGCACCATGAAGAGGGTGTGTAGCGAGCTGGACGCTCCATCTTCATCTGGACGCACTCAGGCCTTCACGCTCCTGAGCTGG GTTGCCAAGGCGCTGCTGTTGAGATACCACCCTCTGTCTTCTGCGCTGACCGACAAG CTCTTCTCTCTGCTGGACGACGACGAGCTCGGTCCAGCGGTGGCAGACGGCTTCTCTCTGATGATGAGCGACTCTGCCGACGTCTTGAACCGTTCTTGCCACGCAGATGTTCGCATCATGTATCGCCAGCGCTTCTTCGGCGAGAATTCAGCCAAGTTGGTGCAGGGCTTCAACGCTGCGCCCCAAG ATAAAAAGCCCAACTACCTGAAAGCTCTGTCTAACATGGTGAACAGGTTGCCCAAGCAGGTTCAGGTCACTGAACTGCCAGCG CTCCTGTCCTTGCTGCTGGAGGGCTTGTCGTGTCCTGACCAGGGTGTCCAGCTGTCCACCCTGTCCTGTCTGCAGCCTGTGCTCGTCGACCCTCCATCAGCACTCGTTCAACAACTAGAGGCTTTGGTCAGCAGGCTGCTGGCCCTGATCTTGACTCCAGCCATG AACGTGAGGATCGCGTCTTTGCGATGCATTCATGCAGTTTCCCACTTCCCCGTACCCGAG GTGTTGCCCTTTCGGGCCAGAGTGCTTCGAGATCTGGCCCGGCCTCTGGACGACAGGAAGCGGCTGGTGAGGGCGGAGGCGGTTCAGGCCAGAGAAGATTG GTTCCTGCTAGGACGTCCGGGAGGGAGGTGA
- the ubtd1b gene encoding ubiquitin domain-containing protein 1, translating to MGGCVGRYLDTWEDTLSRGSSRNGGRGGRNEPLKKDRPKWKSDYPMTEGQLRSKRDEFWDTAPAFEGRKEIWDALKAAAVALEANDHELAQAIVDGASITLPHGTLTECYDELGNRYQLPVYCLAPPINLISERSDDDPGDSPEPPAAHKKEFQLKVRLSTGKDLRLSASMADTIGQLKKQLQAQDDIEAAHQRWFFSGKLLTDKTRLQDTKIQKDFVIQVIVNPLALQTPKPSPTTTASLPGSE from the exons ATGGGGGGATGCGTGGGGAGATATTTGGATACCTGGGAGGACACGCTGAGCCGAGGCTCATCCAGGAACGGTGGACGAGGAG GACGTAATGAGCCTCTGAAGAAAGATCGTCCAAAGTGGAAGAGCGACTATCCAATGACGGAGGGCCAGCTGCGGAGCAAGCGGGATGAGTTCTGGGACACGGCACCGGCCTTTGAGGGCCGCAAGGAGATCTGGGATGCCCTGAAAGCTGCTGCCGTGGCGCTGGAAGCGAACGACCATGAGCTAGCCCAGGCTATAGTGGATGGAGCCAGTATCACGCTGCCACATG GAACGCTCACGGAGTGTTACGATGAACTTGGGAACCGCTACCAGCTGCCTGTGTATTGTCTAGCGCCGCCAATAAACCTCATCTCAGAGCGCAGCGACGACGACCCCGGCGACAGCCCGGAACCGCCTGCAGCCCACAAAAAGGAGTTTCAGCTGAAG GTACGGCTGTCCACAGGCAAGGACCTGCGCCTCAGCGCCAGCATGGCCGACACCATAGGGCAGCTCAAGAAGCAGCTACAGGCGCAGGATGACATAGAGGCCGCCCACCAGCGCTGGTTCTTCTCTGGGAAGCTGCTTACGGACAAGACTCGTCTGCAGGACACTAAGATCCAGAAGGACTTTGTCATCCAGGTCATCGTGAACCCGCTGGCTCTGCAGACCCCTAAGCCGTCACCCACCACCACTGCCTCCTTGCCTGGATCTGAATAA